In Vagococcus luciliae, one genomic interval encodes:
- the rpsC gene encoding 30S ribosomal protein S3: MGQKINPIGMRVGVIRDWDAKWYAEKEYAEYLHEDLKIRKFISTRLADASVSTVEIERAANRVNVSIHTAKPGMVIGKGGSEVEALRKELNKLTGKRVHINIVEIKKPDLDAKLVAEGIARQLENRVAFRRAQKQAIQRTMRSGAQGIKTLVSGRLNGADMARSEGYSEGTVPLHTLRADIDYAWEEADTTYGKLGVKVWIYRGEILPEKKNTEKGGK, translated from the coding sequence GTGGGTCAAAAAATTAATCCAATTGGAATGCGTGTCGGCGTCATTCGTGACTGGGATGCGAAATGGTATGCAGAAAAAGAATACGCTGAATACCTACATGAAGATTTGAAGATTCGTAAATTCATTTCGACTAGATTGGCTGATGCTTCTGTTTCAACCGTTGAAATCGAACGTGCTGCAAATCGCGTGAACGTTTCAATTCATACTGCTAAACCTGGTATGGTTATTGGTAAAGGTGGATCTGAAGTTGAAGCTTTACGTAAAGAATTAAATAAATTAACTGGTAAACGAGTTCACATTAACATCGTTGAAATCAAAAAACCAGATTTAGATGCTAAATTAGTAGCAGAAGGAATTGCACGTCAATTAGAAAATCGTGTAGCATTCCGTCGTGCTCAAAAACAAGCTATCCAACGTACAATGAGATCAGGTGCTCAAGGTATCAAAACTCTTGTATCTGGACGTTTAAATGGTGCTGACATGGCACGTTCTGAAGGTTATTCTGAAGGAACTGTTCCATTGCACACATTAAGAGCAGATATTGATTATGCTTGGGAAGAAGCAGATACAACATACGGAAAACTAGGAGTTAAAGTGTGGATTTATCGTGGAGAAATTCTTCCTGAAAAGAAAAACACTGAGAAAGGAGGGAAATAA
- the rplP gene encoding 50S ribosomal protein L16, with amino-acid sequence MLVPKRVKHRREFRGKMRGEAKGGKEIAFGEYGLQAIDSHWITNRQIEAARIAMTRHMKRGGKVWIKIFPHKSYTSKAIGVRMGSGKGAPEGWVSPVKRGKILFEVAGVPEDVAREALRLASNKLPIKTKIVKREEMGGESNEG; translated from the coding sequence ATGTTAGTACCTAAACGTGTAAAACACCGTCGTGAATTTAGAGGTAAAATGCGTGGTGAAGCTAAAGGTGGAAAAGAAATCGCATTTGGTGAATATGGCTTACAAGCTATAGATTCTCATTGGATTACTAACCGTCAAATTGAAGCTGCCCGTATCGCAATGACTCGTCACATGAAACGTGGTGGGAAAGTATGGATTAAAATTTTCCCTCACAAGTCATATACATCAAAAGCAATTGGTGTTCGTATGGGTTCTGGTAAAGGGGCTCCTGAAGGCTGGGTTTCACCAGTAAAACGTGGAAAAATCTTGTTTGAAGTTGCTGGCGTTCCAGAAGATGTAGCTCGTGAAGCATTAAGACTTGCTTCTAACAAGTTACCTATTAAAACAAAAATTGTAAAACGTGAAGAAATGGGTGGTGAATCGAATGAAGGTTAA
- the rpmC gene encoding 50S ribosomal protein L29: MKVKDIRELTTTEMIAKEKEYKEELFNLRFQLATGQLENTARISEVRKSIARIKTVLREEAAK, from the coding sequence ATGAAGGTTAAAGATATCAGAGAGTTAACCACTACCGAAATGATCGCTAAAGAGAAAGAGTATAAAGAAGAACTTTTCAACTTACGTTTCCAATTAGCAACAGGTCAATTAGAAAACACAGCGCGAATTTCAGAAGTTCGTAAATCGATTGCACGCATCAAAACAGTTTTGCGTGAAGAAGCTGCTAAGTAA
- the rpsQ gene encoding 30S ribosomal protein S17 produces MTQERNERKVYTGRVVSDKMDKTIVVVVETKKTHKIYGKRVKYSKKYKAHDENNVAKTGDIVKIMETRPLSATKRFRLVEVVEEAVII; encoded by the coding sequence ATGACTCAAGAAAGAAATGAACGTAAAGTCTACACTGGACGCGTAGTTTCCGATAAAATGGATAAAACTATCGTTGTTGTAGTAGAAACAAAGAAAACTCATAAGATTTATGGTAAGAGAGTTAAATACTCTAAAAAATATAAAGCTCATGATGAAAACAATGTAGCAAAAACGGGAGACATCGTTAAAATTATGGAAACTCGTCCATTATCTGCGACAAAACGCTTCCGTTTAGTAGAAGTTGTAGAAGAAGCAGTAATTATTTAA
- the rplN gene encoding 50S ribosomal protein L14: MIQQESRMKVADNSGAREVLTIKVLGGSGRKTANIGDVVVCTVKQATPGGVVKKGEVVKAVIVRTKSGARRSDGSYIKFDENACVIIRDDKSPRGTRIFGPVARELRDNNFMKIVSLAPEVL, encoded by the coding sequence GTGATCCAACAAGAAAGTCGTATGAAAGTTGCTGACAACTCAGGAGCTCGTGAAGTACTTACAATTAAAGTACTTGGTGGTTCTGGTCGTAAAACAGCAAATATCGGTGACGTTGTGGTTTGTACGGTTAAACAAGCAACACCAGGTGGAGTTGTTAAAAAAGGCGAAGTAGTTAAAGCTGTTATCGTTCGTACAAAATCAGGAGCTCGTCGTAGTGACGGTTCTTATATCAAATTTGATGAAAATGCATGTGTGATTATTCGTGATGACAAGAGCCCACGTGGTACTCGTATCTTTGGGCCAGTTGCTCGTGAATTACGTGACAACAACTTTATGAAAATAGTCTCACTAGCACCAGAAGTGTTATAA
- the rplX gene encoding 50S ribosomal protein L24 — MFVKKGDKVKVISGKDKNKEGIVLQAFPKKDRVIVEGVNVMKKHQKPSATAPQGGIIEMEASIHVSNVMVVDPSNGEPTRVGYKEVDGKKVRVSKKTGEVLDK; from the coding sequence ATGTTCGTTAAAAAAGGCGATAAAGTAAAAGTTATCTCAGGTAAAGATAAGAATAAAGAGGGAATCGTACTCCAAGCATTTCCGAAGAAAGATCGCGTCATCGTAGAAGGTGTTAACGTTATGAAAAAACACCAAAAACCTAGCGCGACAGCTCCACAAGGTGGAATTATCGAAATGGAGGCATCTATTCACGTTTCTAATGTAATGGTGGTTGATCCATCTAATGGTGAACCAACACGCGTAGGATACAAAGAAGTAGATGGTAAAAAAGTACGCGTTTCTAAGAAAACTGGAGAAGTTTTAGATAAATAA
- the rplE gene encoding 50S ribosomal protein L5, which produces MNRLKEKYLNEVTPSLVEKFNYSSVMQTPKVDKIVINMGVGDAVSNSKNLDKAVEELALISGQKPIITKAKKSIAGFRLREGMPIGCKVTLRGERMYEFLDKLVSVSLPRVRDFHGISKKSFDGRGNYTLGVKEQLIFPEVDYDLVDKVRGMDIVIVTTANTDEEARELLGQLGMPFQK; this is translated from the coding sequence ATGAACCGCCTAAAAGAAAAGTATCTTAATGAAGTAACACCATCATTGGTGGAAAAATTTAATTACTCTTCTGTTATGCAAACACCTAAAGTTGATAAAATCGTTATTAACATGGGTGTTGGTGATGCAGTATCAAATAGTAAAAACTTAGATAAAGCTGTTGAAGAACTTGCTTTAATCTCTGGACAAAAACCAATTATTACAAAAGCTAAAAAATCTATCGCTGGTTTCCGTTTACGTGAAGGAATGCCAATCGGATGTAAAGTAACTTTACGTGGAGAAAGAATGTACGAATTTTTAGATAAATTAGTATCTGTCTCTTTACCTCGTGTACGTGACTTCCACGGTATCAGCAAAAAATCATTTGACGGACGTGGAAATTACACTTTAGGTGTAAAAGAACAATTAATTTTCCCTGAAGTTGATTATGATTTAGTAGATAAAGTTCGAGGAATGGACATTGTTATTGTTACAACAGCTAATACTGATGAGGAAGCTCGTGAGTTATTAGGTCAACTTGGAATGCCATTCCAAAAATAA
- a CDS encoding type Z 30S ribosomal protein S14 produces the protein MAKKSMIAKNKRPAKFSTQEYTRCERCGRPHSVYRKFKLCRICFRELAYKGQIPGVKKASW, from the coding sequence GTGGCTAAAAAATCAATGATTGCTAAAAATAAACGCCCAGCAAAATTCTCAACTCAAGAATATACTCGTTGTGAACGTTGTGGACGTCCACATTCAGTTTATCGCAAATTCAAACTTTGCCGTATTTGCTTCCGTGAACTTGCCTATAAAGGACAAATTCCCGGCGTGAAGAAAGCAAGCTGGTAA
- the rpsH gene encoding 30S ribosomal protein S8: MVMTDPIADFLTRIRNANIVKHESLEVPASTIKLEIAKILQREGFVREVEFIEDDKQGIIRVFLKYGKNDERVITNLKRISKPGLRVYVKADEVPKVLNGLGIAIISTSEGILTDKEARERNTGGEVLAYVW, encoded by the coding sequence ATGGTGATGACAGATCCAATTGCAGACTTCTTAACTCGTATTCGTAATGCGAATATCGTAAAACACGAATCATTAGAAGTGCCTGCATCAACAATCAAACTTGAAATCGCAAAAATCTTACAACGTGAAGGTTTTGTGCGTGAAGTAGAATTCATCGAAGATGACAAACAAGGAATCATCCGTGTTTTCTTAAAATATGGTAAAAACGACGAACGCGTTATTACTAACTTAAAACGTATCTCAAAACCAGGTTTACGTGTTTATGTAAAAGCTGATGAAGTGCCTAAAGTATTAAATGGTTTAGGTATAGCTATTATCTCAACTTCAGAAGGAATCTTAACTGATAAAGAAGCAAGAGAGCGTAACACTGGTGGAGAAGTATTAGCATACGTTTGGTAA
- the rplF gene encoding 50S ribosomal protein L6 — protein sequence MSRIGNKPVVVPAGVTVTQSGNTVTVKGPKGELTREFSPNITLNISEGEVVLTRPDDTKENKTLHGTMRANLNNMVVGVSEGFEKALELIGVGYRAQLQGKKLVLNVGYSHPVEFETPEGITIEVPSNTQVVVKGSNKEVVGELSANIRGVRPPEPYKGKGIRYVGEHVRRKEGKTGK from the coding sequence GTGAGTCGTATCGGAAATAAACCAGTCGTAGTTCCTGCAGGTGTTACAGTAACACAATCAGGAAACACTGTTACGGTTAAAGGTCCAAAAGGTGAATTAACTCGTGAGTTTTCACCAAATATTACGTTAAACATTTCAGAAGGTGAAGTTGTCTTAACTCGTCCTGATGATACTAAAGAAAACAAAACCTTACATGGTACAATGCGTGCTAACTTAAACAACATGGTTGTTGGTGTTAGTGAAGGGTTTGAAAAAGCTCTTGAACTAATCGGGGTTGGTTACCGTGCTCAATTACAAGGTAAAAAACTTGTTTTAAACGTTGGATATTCACATCCAGTTGAGTTTGAAACACCAGAAGGCATCACAATTGAAGTTCCTTCAAATACACAAGTTGTTGTTAAAGGGTCTAACAAAGAAGTTGTTGGTGAACTTTCAGCAAACATTCGTGGAGTACGTCCTCCTGAACCTTACAAAGGTAAAGGTATTCGCTATGTTGGCGAACACGTAAGACGTAAAGAAGGTAAAACTGGTAAATAA
- the rplR gene encoding 50S ribosomal protein L18 translates to MISKPDKNKVRQKRHRRVRSKISGTAECPRLNVFRSNKNIYAQLIDDVAGVTLASASTVDKDIAGENKTEAATAVGASIAKKATEKGIKEVVFDRGGYLYHGRVAALAEAARENGLEF, encoded by the coding sequence GTGATTTCAAAACCAGATAAAAATAAAGTGCGCCAAAAAAGACATCGTCGCGTACGTAGTAAAATCTCTGGTACTGCCGAGTGCCCACGCTTGAACGTATTCCGTTCTAACAAAAACATCTACGCTCAATTAATTGATGACGTAGCGGGTGTGACACTTGCAAGTGCCTCTACTGTTGATAAAGATATCGCAGGAGAAAACAAAACTGAAGCAGCTACAGCTGTAGGAGCTTCAATCGCTAAAAAAGCAACAGAAAAAGGTATTAAAGAAGTAGTCTTTGACCGTGGTGGATACCTTTACCATGGACGTGTAGCTGCATTAGCTGAAGCAGCACGTGAAAATGGACTAGAATTTTAG
- the rpsE gene encoding 30S ribosomal protein S5, with protein sequence MANLDARQFDLEDRVVAINRVSKVVKGGRRLRFAALVVVGDRNGHVGFGTGKAQEVPEAIRKAVEDAKKNLIEVPMVGSTIPHEVIGSFCGGRILMKPAVAGSGVAAGGPVRAVLELAGISDITSKSLGSNTPVNVVRATVEGLSRLKRAEEVAELRGISVDELIG encoded by the coding sequence ATGGCTAATTTAGATGCTAGACAATTCGACTTAGAAGACCGCGTAGTAGCTATTAACCGCGTATCTAAAGTTGTTAAAGGTGGACGTCGTCTACGCTTTGCTGCTTTAGTAGTAGTTGGAGATAGAAATGGTCACGTTGGATTTGGTACTGGTAAAGCTCAAGAAGTACCTGAAGCAATTCGTAAAGCAGTAGAAGATGCTAAGAAAAACTTAATCGAAGTACCAATGGTAGGCTCAACAATTCCTCACGAAGTGATCGGATCATTCTGTGGTGGACGTATCCTTATGAAACCTGCTGTAGCCGGTTCTGGGGTTGCTGCTGGTGGACCAGTACGTGCCGTCCTTGAGTTAGCGGGTATTTCTGATATTACAAGTAAATCTTTAGGATCAAACACACCTGTCAACGTTGTTCGTGCAACTGTTGAAGGATTAAGTAGACTAAAACGTGCAGAAGAAGTGGCTGAACTTAGAGGCATTTCTGTTGACGAACTAATCGGATAA
- the rpmD gene encoding 50S ribosomal protein L30, whose amino-acid sequence MSELKITLKRSIIGRPQNQRDTVKALGLKKTNSTVVKPNNEAIKGMVNTISHLVDVEEI is encoded by the coding sequence ATGAGCGAATTAAAAATTACTTTAAAACGTAGTATCATTGGACGTCCTCAAAACCAACGCGATACAGTGAAAGCTTTAGGCTTGAAAAAAACTAATTCTACAGTTGTTAAACCAAACAACGAAGCAATTAAAGGAATGGTTAACACTATATCTCATTTAGTGGACGTTGAAGAAATTTAA
- the rplO gene encoding 50S ribosomal protein L15, translating to MKLHELHPAEGSRHVRNRVGRGSSSGNGKTSGRGQKGQKSRSGGGVRLGFEGGQTPLFRRLPKRGFTNINRKDYAVINLDVLNRFEDGTEVTPTTLIEAGIVKNEKSGIKVLGNGELTKKLTVKAAKFSESAKTAIEAAGGSVEVI from the coding sequence ATGAAACTTCATGAGTTACATCCGGCAGAAGGATCAAGACATGTACGTAATCGTGTAGGTCGTGGATCATCATCTGGTAACGGTAAAACATCAGGTCGTGGACAAAAAGGTCAAAAATCACGTTCAGGTGGTGGTGTACGTTTAGGTTTTGAAGGGGGACAAACTCCTTTATTCCGTCGTTTACCAAAACGTGGATTTACTAACATTAACCGTAAAGATTATGCAGTAATCAACTTAGACGTGTTAAATCGTTTTGAAGATGGTACTGAAGTAACACCAACTACTTTAATTGAAGCAGGAATCGTTAAAAACGAAAAATCAGGAATCAAAGTTTTAGGTAATGGTGAATTAACTAAAAAATTAACTGTGAAAGCAGCTAAATTCTCTGAATCTGCAAAAACTGCAATTGAAGCAGCTGGTGGGTCAGTTGAGGTGATCTAA
- the secY gene encoding preprotein translocase subunit SecY, with the protein MFKLLKDSFKIENIRNKIFFTLFILFAFRVGAHITVPGVDAKALTNLNDLALMAMFNTVSGNAMERFSLFAMGVSPYITASIIVQLLQMDIVPKFVEWSKQGEVGRRKLNQATRYITLVLGFVQSIAITAGFNLYANAGLVKSPSVFTYVSIGIILTAGTMLVTWMGEQISEKGIGNGVSMIIFAGIIARFPSSIKEIYVDYFVNIDKSDMWKSVLFILALVIAILLVVVMVTYVQQAERKIPIQYTKRVAGAPQSSYLPLKVNAAGVIPVIFASSIIATPQAILTAFKTTQGGKGWFDVLTTLFDYSTIPGGILYTIMIVAFTFFYAFVQVNPEKVAENLQKQGSYIPSVRPGQETEKFISSLLMRLSVVGSVFLGLVAILPIIAQNIWGLPQSIGLGGTSLLIVISVALETNKQLEGLLLKRQYTGFIRE; encoded by the coding sequence ATGTTTAAGCTGTTGAAGGATTCGTTTAAGATAGAAAATATCCGTAATAAGATATTTTTTACACTTTTCATTCTCTTCGCGTTTAGAGTTGGAGCACATATTACAGTACCTGGTGTTGACGCAAAAGCATTAACAAATCTTAATGATTTAGCTTTAATGGCGATGTTCAACACGGTCAGTGGTAATGCCATGGAGAGATTCTCATTGTTCGCAATGGGGGTATCGCCATACATTACTGCATCTATTATTGTTCAATTACTTCAAATGGATATCGTACCGAAATTTGTTGAATGGTCAAAACAAGGAGAGGTAGGACGTAGAAAATTAAACCAAGCAACACGTTATATTACGTTGGTGTTAGGTTTTGTTCAATCTATTGCTATCACAGCTGGTTTTAACCTGTATGCAAATGCCGGACTAGTGAAAAGTCCAAGTGTATTTACGTATGTAAGTATCGGAATCATCTTAACAGCTGGTACCATGTTAGTTACTTGGATGGGGGAGCAAATATCTGAAAAAGGAATTGGAAATGGTGTCTCAATGATTATCTTTGCTGGGATCATCGCCAGATTCCCATCAAGCATCAAAGAAATCTATGTAGACTATTTTGTCAATATTGATAAATCTGATATGTGGAAATCTGTATTATTCATACTTGCTTTAGTTATTGCTATTCTTTTAGTAGTAGTTATGGTAACTTATGTGCAACAAGCAGAAAGAAAGATACCAATTCAATATACAAAACGCGTAGCTGGCGCACCACAAAGTAGTTATTTACCATTAAAAGTAAATGCGGCAGGAGTTATTCCTGTAATCTTTGCCAGCTCAATTATTGCAACACCACAAGCTATTTTGACTGCCTTTAAAACAACACAAGGTGGAAAAGGTTGGTTTGACGTGTTGACAACATTGTTTGATTATTCAACTATCCCAGGTGGAATACTTTATACAATTATGATTGTTGCTTTTACATTCTTCTATGCCTTTGTTCAGGTTAATCCTGAGAAAGTAGCTGAGAATTTGCAGAAGCAAGGAAGTTATATTCCAAGTGTACGACCTGGCCAAGAAACAGAAAAATTCATTTCGTCTTTATTAATGAGATTAAGTGTTGTTGGATCTGTCTTCTTAGGATTAGTGGCAATTCTACCAATTATTGCGCAAAATATTTGGGGCTTACCTCAATCAATTGGATTGGGAGGAACAAGTTTACTGATTGTCATTAGTGTGGCTCTTGAAACAAATAAACAGCTTGAAGGGTTATTGTTGAAGCGTCAGTACACTGGTTTTATCAGAGAGTAA
- a CDS encoding adenylate kinase: MNLILMGLPGAGKGTQAERIVDVYEIPHISTGDMFREAMKNETPLGKEAKSYIDKGELVPDSVTNGIVKDRLSQADTEKGFLLDGFPRTLAQAEELDTILEELGKKVDDVLNIHVAEDVLVDRLAGRIICRSCGATYHKTNNPPKVEGTCDRCGGHDFYQREDDKPETVKNRLEVNIKNSEPILSYYQDKGVLHTIDGDRDIDAVFEDVKSIIDKAN, translated from the coding sequence ATGAATCTCATCCTAATGGGGTTGCCAGGAGCAGGTAAAGGTACTCAAGCGGAAAGAATCGTCGATGTTTATGAAATCCCGCATATTTCTACTGGAGATATGTTCCGTGAAGCAATGAAGAATGAAACACCTCTTGGTAAAGAAGCAAAATCTTATATCGATAAAGGTGAATTAGTTCCGGATTCTGTGACAAACGGGATTGTAAAAGATCGTTTATCACAAGCTGATACAGAAAAAGGATTTTTATTAGATGGATTTCCTCGTACACTAGCTCAAGCAGAAGAATTAGATACAATTTTAGAGGAGTTAGGTAAAAAAGTAGATGATGTTCTAAACATCCATGTAGCAGAAGATGTATTAGTTGACCGTCTTGCTGGTCGTATCATTTGTAGAAGTTGTGGCGCAACTTATCACAAAACAAACAATCCACCAAAAGTGGAAGGTACTTGTGATCGTTGTGGTGGTCATGATTTTTATCAAAGAGAAGATGACAAGCCTGAGACAGTTAAGAATCGTCTAGAAGTTAACATTAAAAATAGCGAACCAATTTTATCGTATTACCAAGATAAAGGTGTATTACACACTATTGATGGAGATCGCGATATTGATGCTGTTTTTGAAGATGTGAAATCAATCATAGATAAAGCCAATTAG
- the infA gene encoding translation initiation factor IF-1 — protein sequence MAKEDMIEIEGTVVETLPNAMFKVELENGHVILAHVSGKIRMHYIRILPGDKVTVELSPYDLTRGRITYRFK from the coding sequence GTGGCGAAAGAAGATATGATTGAAATCGAAGGTACAGTCGTCGAAACTTTGCCGAATGCAATGTTTAAAGTTGAATTAGAAAATGGCCATGTTATTTTGGCTCACGTATCAGGAAAGATCAGAATGCATTACATTCGTATTTTACCTGGTGACAAAGTAACTGTTGAGTTATCTCCATATGATTTAACTCGCGGTCGTATTACTTACCGCTTTAAATAA
- the rpmJ gene encoding 50S ribosomal protein L36 gives MKVRPSVKPICEKCKIIRRKGRVMVICENPKHKQRQG, from the coding sequence ATGAAAGTAAGACCATCAGTAAAACCAATTTGTGAAAAATGCAAAATAATTCGTCGTAAAGGTCGAGTTATGGTTATCTGTGAAAACCCAAAACATAAACAACGTCAAGGATAA
- the rpsM gene encoding 30S ribosomal protein S13: MARIAGVDIPRDKRVVISLTYIYGIGKKTSQEILKEAGVSEDIRVRDLTNEQTDSIRAAVDKLKVEGDLRREVNLNIKRLMEIGSYRGMRHRRGLPTRGQNTKNNARTRKGPARSIAGKKK, from the coding sequence ATGGCTCGTATTGCAGGTGTAGATATTCCTCGTGATAAACGTGTTGTTATTTCGCTTACTTACATTTACGGTATTGGAAAGAAAACTTCTCAAGAAATCTTAAAAGAAGCAGGAGTTTCTGAAGATATTCGTGTGCGCGATTTAACTAACGAACAAACTGATAGCATCCGTGCTGCAGTAGATAAATTAAAAGTTGAAGGTGACTTACGTCGTGAAGTGAACTTAAACATCAAACGTTTGATGGAAATTGGTTCATATAGAGGTATGCGTCATCGTCGTGGTTTGCCAACTCGTGGTCAAAACACAAAAAACAATGCTCGTACTAGAAAAGGACCAGCTCGTTCAATCGCTGGCAAGAAAAAATAA
- the rpsK gene encoding 30S ribosomal protein S11, translating into MVAKKVSRKRRVKKNIEAGVAHIHSTFNNTIVMLTDVHGNAIAWSSAGSLGFKGSKKATPFAAQMAAETAAKAAMEHGLKTVDVTVKGPGSGREAAIRSLQATGLEVTAIRDVTPVPHNGCRPPKRRRV; encoded by the coding sequence ATGGTAGCAAAAAAAGTTTCAAGAAAACGCCGAGTGAAAAAAAATATTGAAGCAGGTGTGGCACATATCCACTCTACATTCAATAATACAATCGTAATGTTAACTGACGTACATGGAAATGCAATTGCATGGTCATCTGCAGGTTCATTAGGATTTAAAGGTAGTAAAAAAGCAACTCCATTCGCAGCTCAAATGGCAGCTGAAACTGCAGCAAAAGCAGCTATGGAACATGGCTTGAAAACTGTTGACGTAACTGTAAAAGGACCTGGTTCTGGTCGTGAAGCAGCTATTCGTTCATTACAAGCAACAGGATTAGAAGTGACAGCAATTCGTGACGTTACTCCAGTTCCACATAATGGATGTCGCCCTCCAAAACGCCGTCGTGTTTAG
- a CDS encoding DNA-directed RNA polymerase subunit alpha codes for MIEFEKPRITKIDEDRDYGKFVIEPLERGYGTTLGNSLRRILLSSLPGAAITNLQIDGVLHEFSTVKGVREDVTQIILNIKGLALKLYADEEKTLEIDITGPADVTAGDILTDSDVEIMNKDLFICSVAEGATFRASLTVKPGRGYVQAEENKSEDMPIGVLPVDSIYTPVNRVNYQVENTRVGRRDDYDKLTLDVWTDGSIAPQEAISLSAKILTEHLDIFVNLTDEAKNAEIMIEKEETQKEKMLETTIEELDLSVRSYNCLKRAGINTLQELTNKSEAEMIKVRNLGRKSLEEVKAKLADLSLGLRQED; via the coding sequence ATGATTGAATTTGAGAAACCAAGAATCACAAAAATCGATGAAGATAGAGATTATGGCAAGTTCGTCATCGAACCACTTGAAAGAGGATATGGTACGACTTTAGGTAACTCTTTACGCCGTATTTTATTATCGTCTCTACCAGGGGCTGCCATCACTAATTTACAAATCGATGGTGTGTTGCATGAATTTTCAACTGTCAAAGGTGTACGTGAGGATGTCACTCAAATTATTCTAAATATCAAGGGACTTGCTTTAAAGCTTTATGCTGATGAAGAAAAGACACTTGAAATTGATATAACTGGCCCAGCTGACGTGACTGCTGGAGATATTCTTACTGACAGTGATGTTGAAATTATGAATAAGGATTTATTCATTTGTAGCGTTGCTGAAGGTGCGACTTTCCGTGCAAGCTTAACTGTTAAGCCAGGACGTGGTTATGTACAAGCAGAAGAAAATAAAAGTGAAGATATGCCTATTGGTGTATTACCAGTGGACTCTATCTACACGCCAGTTAATCGTGTAAACTATCAAGTAGAAAATACACGTGTTGGGCGTCGTGATGATTACGACAAACTAACTTTAGATGTCTGGACAGATGGATCTATCGCTCCACAAGAAGCTATCAGTTTATCTGCTAAAATCTTGACTGAGCATTTAGATATTTTTGTTAACTTGACTGATGAAGCAAAAAATGCCGAAATCATGATTGAAAAAGAAGAAACACAAAAAGAAAAAATGTTAGAAACAACAATCGAAGAGCTTGATTTATCAGTTCGTTCTTATAACTGTTTGAAACGCGCAGGCATCAACACTTTACAAGAATTAACAAATAAATCAGAAGCAGAAATGATTAAAGTTCGTAACTTAGGACGTAAATCACTTGAAGAAGTTAAAGCTAAATTAGCCGATCTTTCTCTAGGATTACGCCAAGAGGACTAA
- the rplQ gene encoding 50S ribosomal protein L17, producing the protein MSYRKLGRTSSQRKAMLRDLTTDLIINERIETTEARAKEIRSTTEKMITLGKRGDLHARRQAAAFVRNEYLDDRLDEKEETIIEESALQKLFNDLGPRYADRQGGYTRILKKGQRRGDAAPMVIIELV; encoded by the coding sequence GTGAGTTATCGTAAATTAGGTCGCACAAGCAGCCAACGAAAAGCAATGTTACGTGATTTAACAACTGATTTAATTATCAATGAACGCATTGAGACAACTGAAGCTCGTGCAAAAGAAATCCGTTCAACAACTGAAAAAATGATTACTTTAGGTAAACGTGGGGATCTTCATGCTCGTCGTCAAGCAGCAGCATTCGTAAGAAACGAATACTTAGATGATCGTTTAGACGAAAAAGAAGAAACTATCATTGAAGAAAGTGCTTTACAAAAATTATTCAATGACTTAGGACCTCGTTATGCTGACCGTCAAGGTGGTTACACACGTATCCTTAAAAAAGGACAACGCCGTGGAGACGCAGCACCAATGGTTATCATTGAACTTGTTTAA